ATCAACCGTCAAGAACTCAGCACCAAAGGTGAGAACGGATATGACACACCGGCCGATCCGACAGGTCTCCGCTTACCGGGCCAGGATAAATACCTCGATAAATCATTGGCGGCTCAGTATCCGTACGAATATGACCCCCAGAAAGCTGCGCAACTCTTGCAGTCGATGGGACTGAAGAAGAATTCTTCGGGCCAATACGTGGGGCCGGACGGCAAACCAATCGAATTCACCATCATTGTTCCAACGGGCTGGAACGACTGGATCACCGACTGTAACTTAATCAAGGACGAACTTGGAAAGATCGGTATCACAGTGGACGTGCAGACACCTTCGTTCACGACTTGGATGACGAATATTCAGAGTGGGCAATACGGGATGACCTTTACAACAGGTCTCAACCTGTATGACCCGTGGTTTTACTATAACCTCTACTTGAACAGTGCGAACGCGGGCGGAAACGGCAAGAAGGCGCACGGTAACTACGAAAACTGGAATGACCCTGCAACAGATAAACTGCTGGCAGAATACAAAGCAACGACAGATGACGCCAAGAAAACGCAAATTATTCAACAGTTAGAAAAGACGATGTTGACTCAGGTGCCACTCATCCCACTGTTCTACAACGCGAACTGGAACCAGTACAGTACAAAGAAATACGAAGGCTGGCCTGACGCGAACAACCCATATGCGACCCCGAGCTTCACCATCCCAGACATCGAGATGATCATGACGCATTTGACGGTGAAGAAGTAGGCGAATCGATACAGCCCCGGCACGGTGTTGCCGGGGTGGTGGTGAAGGGGGTCGCTCGATGAGACATTTTATCAGACGGACATTTATCTTATTGCTCACACTTTGGACTGCGGTCACACTCAACTTCTTTATTCCACGCCTAATGCCGGGAAATCCAGCGGAGGCCATCCTCGCCAAATTTCAAAGCAAAGGGAATCTCTCGGAGGCCTCCGTTCATGCGCTGGAAGTGATGTTTGGCATCAATACACACCAGACGATGCTCCAGCAGTACTGGCAGTATTGGAGAGAAGTGTTTCGCTTTGACTTTGGGCTGTCGTACACCTATTACCCCCAAACCGTCAGCTCACTCATTGCACAAGCACTGCCCTGGACGTTGATTTTGATCGGTGTGACGACGGTCATTGGCTTCATCGGAGGTACGCTGCTGGGGATTTTTGCAGCATGGCGAAACGGGACGAAGACAGACGCCATATTAACCCTAACGAGCACTATTACGCAAATTTTTCCCTACTTTTGGTTTGCCTTGCTGTGTGTTTATTTTCTTGCCTTTTTGTTGCACATCTTTCCACTGTCACAGGGCTATAGTGCGGATTTCATGCCCGGATGGGACACAGGGTTCATTTTAAGTGCCATCTATCACTCCATCCTGCCGGCCTTGACGATATTGGTAACCTCCGTCGGCGGTTGGCTGCTCGGTATGCGCAACAACATGATCTCCGTCCTTTCGGAGGACTACATTACGCTTGGCAAAGCCAAAGGATTATCGAATACGACAGTTGCACTGCAATATGCCGCACGAAACGCCATTCTTCCCAGTTTGACTGGATTTGCATTAAACCTCGGCTTTATCGTCGGAGGCAATGTACTGGTTGAAGTGGTCTTTGCTTATCCCGGACTTGGAAATCTATTGTTCACGGCCGTAACGAACGAAGACTATCCGCTGATGCAGGCGATTTTCCTCATTATCGTGGTCTGTGTCGTGCTTGCAAATTTCGTTGCCGATCTCGTCAACGTTCTGATAGACCCACGAATTCGAAGGGCGGGTGGTTGATGTGAGAGATTGGTCAGCACACTATTTACGCCCGTTCTGGGTGAATAAAAAAGCACGCGTCGGTGTCATTATTCTCGTCTGTTTCGTGATTCTGGCCATCTTTGCGCCACTTATCGCGCCTTATTCGCCGATTGACAAGAGTTTTGACTCGATGGCCGGTCCCAGCATGAAACACCTGTTTGGGACAACCCAAATCGGCCAAGACGTGTTCTCTGAGTGGGTATGGGGAACGCGAACGTCGCTTTTGGTGGGATGCATCGCGGGGTTGTCGTCGACATTTCTCGGTTTGCTCATCGGACTCTTAGCAGGCTACCTGCCTGGTGTCGTTGACGAAATTCTCTCCTACGTGATGAACGTGTTTCTTGTGTTGCCTGCACTGCCGTTGATGATCGTGCTGGCGGCTTATTCGCCCGTCAAAGGAATGGGGCTCATCATCCTGGTCATCGTCTTCACCGGCTGGGCGTGGGGCGCACGGGTATTTCGAGCACAGGTGAGCACGCTGCGGACTCGCGACTACATTGTCGCCGCCCGATTTGCAGGTGACTCGCTGCCGCGAGTTCTCTTTAAAGAAATTTTCCCAAACATGTTGTCCCTTGTTGCGGCTGGCGCCTTCAGTGCAGCCATCACAGCTATCCTTGCCGAAGCGGGGCTCGAGTTCCTTGGTCTAGGCGACCCGACGATGCTCAGCTGGGGAACGATGATGTTCTGGGCGCAAAACAGTGGAGCACTGCTGCAAGGACAGTGGGCGTGGATGTTGGTTCCGGGTGCGTCCATTTCACTCCTCGGCGCGTCGCTTATCCTGATGAACTTTGCCGTTGACCAATTAAGCAATCCACGTCTGAAAAAGAGGTGACCCGAGCACATGCCATTACTTGAAGTTTCTCAGTTACAAGTCGAATACGCAAGTCAGGGTGTACCCTTTCAAGCCGTGCGGGGTGTTTCGTTCACTTTGGAAGACGGTGAGTTCATCGGTATCGTTGGCGAGTCGGGTTGCGGCAAATCGACGCTTGGTTTTGCCATCACGAGGCT
This is a stretch of genomic DNA from Alicyclobacillus dauci. It encodes these proteins:
- a CDS encoding ABC transporter permease; translation: MRHFIRRTFILLLTLWTAVTLNFFIPRLMPGNPAEAILAKFQSKGNLSEASVHALEVMFGINTHQTMLQQYWQYWREVFRFDFGLSYTYYPQTVSSLIAQALPWTLILIGVTTVIGFIGGTLLGIFAAWRNGTKTDAILTLTSTITQIFPYFWFALLCVYFLAFLLHIFPLSQGYSADFMPGWDTGFILSAIYHSILPALTILVTSVGGWLLGMRNNMISVLSEDYITLGKAKGLSNTTVALQYAARNAILPSLTGFALNLGFIVGGNVLVEVVFAYPGLGNLLFTAVTNEDYPLMQAIFLIIVVCVVLANFVADLVNVLIDPRIRRAGG
- a CDS encoding ABC transporter permease translates to MNKKARVGVIILVCFVILAIFAPLIAPYSPIDKSFDSMAGPSMKHLFGTTQIGQDVFSEWVWGTRTSLLVGCIAGLSSTFLGLLIGLLAGYLPGVVDEILSYVMNVFLVLPALPLMIVLAAYSPVKGMGLIILVIVFTGWAWGARVFRAQVSTLRTRDYIVAARFAGDSLPRVLFKEIFPNMLSLVAAGAFSAAITAILAEAGLEFLGLGDPTMLSWGTMMFWAQNSGALLQGQWAWMLVPGASISLLGASLILMNFAVDQLSNPRLKKR